The nucleotide sequence ACTTCGATGCCGAAAGCAAAAGCTTGAAAAAGCCGGTCTACGATGACAAGAGCAAAACCTTGACCCTGTCCTACCCGGTGGCCCAGTACCGAGTGATTGTCGACCTGCTGCGCAATGACGCGGTGTATGTGCAGTTCCTCAGTTACGCCAACGGGCATGTCTGGGCGGATTTGCATACCGGTGCTGTTCGTAGCAAATAGCAAAAACACTGAAGAACCAATGTGGGAAGGGCTTGCCCCCGTCCACATTGGTTCTTCACCGCTTTCGAAGCCTGCGCCTCGCAGGTAGACTTCAAACCCCGTGTAAATGTCTGCTGGCTGGAGTCGGTAATGCGTAAAGATAAGAAACAGGTGATTGGTGACGAGATCGGCGACGACCAGATCAAGTTGTTCCTGGACTTCGAGCCGGTTGACGCGACTTCCCCGTCCCTGCACAAACTGATCAAGGCCTACCGTGGCCTGCGTATCGACGACTTCGAACGCTTCCTGGTTTTCTTCAAGGCGGCCGGTTTGGACCTGGATGGCAAGGATGAGCACGGCCAGACCTTTGTCGACCTGATCAAGGACCAGCGCAACGCCGCCGACTATATCGAGCTGATCGACAACGCCCGCGGCTGATTATTCCCGGCCACAAAAAACGCCCCGTTCTCATCGCGAGAACGGGGCGTTTTTGCTTTTTACTGTAGGAGCGAGCTTGCTCGCGAAAAAACAGAGAACGCCGCGTTAAACCAGATGCGCTGCGTTATCGTTAACGATCTTCGCGAGCAAGCTCGCTCCTACCGGTCTCGGCGGCAGATTCAACCAGTTCGAGGCTGATGTTGTTCTGCGTATTGATCTTGCGATACAGCTCGGCATTAGTCTCCAGGACCTTCTCCCGTGCCGGGAAGATCTCGTGCAGCTTGGTCGCCCACTCACCGGCAGTTTTCTGCGGGAAGCACCGCTCGATCAGTTCCAGCATGATCGACACGGTCACCGAAGCGCCTGGGGACGCACCCAGCAGTGCTGCCAGTGAGCCATCTTTAGCCGCGACCAGCTCGGTGCCAAATTGCAGCACGCCGCCTTTCTTCGGGTCTTTCTTGATGATCTGCACCCGTTGGCCGGCCACTTCCAGGCGCCAGTCTTCGGCTTTCGCTTCGGGGTAGAAGCGACGCAGGGATTCCAGGCGCTGCTCCATGGACTGCATCACTTCGCTGACCAGGTACTTGGTCAGGTCCATGTTGTCGCGGGCCACGGCCAGCATCGGGCCAATGTTGCCGGCGCGAACCGACAGCGGCAGGTCGAGGAACGAGCCGTGCTTGAGGAACTTGGTGGTGAAGCCGGCGTAGGGCCCGAACAGCAGGGATTTCTTGCCGTCGACTACGCGGGTGTCCAGGTGCGGCACGGACATCGGCGGCGAGCCCACGGCGGCCTGGCTGTAGACCTTGGCCTGGTGGTGCTTGACCACTTCCGGGTTGTCGCAACGCAGCCACTGGCCGCTGACCGGGAAACCGCCAAACCCTTTGCTTTCTTCGATACCCGAGGCCTGCAGCAGCGGCAGGGCCGCGCCACCGGCGCCGAGGAACACGAACTTGGCGTCCACTTCGCGGCTGTTGCCGCTGTTGACGTCCTTGATGCTCACGGTCCAGCCTGCGCCGTTACGCTTGAGGCCGGTCACGCGCTTGCTGTACTTGACCTGAGCGTCCGGGGAGCTGGTCAGGTGAGTGAGCAACTGGTTGGTCAGGGCGCCGAAGTTGACGTCGGTGCCGTTCATCACACGGGTGGCCGCGATTTTTTCGTCGAGCGGGCGCCCCGGCATCATCAGCGGCATCCACTCGGCCATTTCGCTGCGGTCTTCGGTGTAGTGCATGTCCGAGAACGCATGGTGCTGGCTGAGGGTTTCAAAGCGCTTCCTGAGGAACTCCACGCCTTTTTCGCCCTGCACGAAGCTCAGGTGCGGCACCGGGCTGATAAAGGACTTGGACGAGCCAAAGGTGCCCTTCCTGGTCAGGTAGGCCCAGAACTGCTTCGACACCTCGAACTGGGTGTTGATGTGCACGGCTTTCTTGATGTCGATGGAGCCATCGGCGGCCTGGGGCGTGTAGTTCAGCTCACACAGCCCGGCGTGACCGGTACCGGCGTTGTTCCACGGGTTGGAACTTTCCGCGGCACCCGAGTCCATCAGCTCAACGACTTCCAGCTTGAGGCCGGGGTCGAGCTCTTTGAGCAGTACGGCCAGGGTGGCACTCATGATGCCGGCCCCTACCAGTACTACGTCGACTGCTTCGTTATGCGCCATTTAACGCGTCTCCAAAATCTGCAGCACCAAATTGACGGCATGACTGCCAGGAGTGACGGGGCGTTTCACGTGTTGCCCCAGGTTACCCATGGCCAGGATCGCCATGTCCGTTTCGCAATTCCTTGCACATTCAGCACACGCTTCCTGCCCGGCCTGATCTGCCTATGAACGCATTCATGGGCGCCTGTGGCAATTCGACTTATGGTCAAAGCGTGCGATTCGTGCAATCAATCCGTAGCGGACAGGCTCAAGCTCCGGTGTTTGCGGAGTACTCGGGCCTGTGTGGTTGGGCTGTTCCAGACGCTGATGGTGCTTGTACAAACGCCAAACTATTCATTTGCTCGCCACACTCTTGTGAAGTTGTGAAAACCCGTTTTTTTCACGCTCTTTTGAAGACGTGAACCTCAAAAAAGGGCTGCCCCGGCCTGGCACCTGGCCCGCAAACCTCTGCCGACACGCGGCAAAACGGGCAAACAACTCAAGTGGCCGAGCGCAATGGCAGCTCTGGCAGATTCGGTAAAGGCGGGTGGTTTGCAAAGGAAACAGCAAGCGCGCCAGCTTCACAGGATCTGTGTGGGCGGCTCTCTGTGGGCGATTCTTGGGGTTAATACCGAGGCATTAACGATGCTGCGAGGCCCGATCAGGAGACGTCCTTATAATCGGGGGGAGATTGTAGCGAAGAACGCCGGGGAAATGGGCGGGTTTTATGACTTTTATTAGGCGTTCGGTCAGGCGGCCAACGCCTGGTGACGTAGCGACCGCGCAGGGCGTGGGCTTACACGGGCGCGGGCCGGCAACGGATGATGCATCCAGCTCAGGCGAATTTCTTCGATTTCCACCCAGCCTTCGCCGACGGGAGGCTGGCAGCACGCTTTGAACGCCTGGCAACGGCCTTGCGCATCGAGCAGGGCGAACTGGCGAAGGGCGGGCTTGCGCGTAAACAGCGACCAGAGAAAATGCATGGCGATCAACCTCCTGAGATTGAGGCCAAGCATGCCTGCTTCGGATGACGAGCCCATGTAACGGCTATGACATATCGGTGACATCGAACCGCAGGCGACGCCCCGGGTCACAGGTTGTAACTGACGCTAGTTCCCTGCAGGGGCGCCCCGCTATACTGCCGGCCTGTCGGTACCTGATTTCTGGAGAGAAGCGCATGTTGCAACGCCTGTTGTTCGGTTTGATCACTGTGACCAGCTTGACCCTGGTTGGCTGCGCCAACAGCCCGCAGCAACTGACCCCGGAACCGAAAATCACCACGCAGCTGGCCCCGGTGGGCCATGGCCAGCCGGTGTCGGTACGGGTGGTGGACGGTCGTCCGTCGCCGACACTCGGTTCGCGCGGTGGCCTGTACCCGGAAACCGCCCTGGTGTCGGTGAACGCTCAAGACGTGCTGCCCAAGCTGCAAGCCCAGGCGGAAGCGGCCGTGCGCCTGCTGGGTTTCACCCCCAGCCCCAACGCGCCGGGCGCTCCGCAGTTGACGATCACCCTGGCCGAGTTGAAGTATCAGTCGCCTAAAGACGGTCTTTACGTGACCGAGGCGTCCATTGGCGCCACCTTCAAGTCCGACGTCACCGCCGGCACCCGTCGCTACAGCGGCCGTTACGGTGCGTCGCTGAACCAGCGCTTCGGCATGTCGCCTAACCAGGAAACCAACACCAGGCTGGTCAGCGACGTCCTGAGCGATGCCTTGACCCGCCTGTTCAAGGACCCAAGCATCGGTTCATTGCTCAGCTCGCAGTAATCGCTCAAACAAAAAAACCGGGCTCAGCGATGAGTCCGGTTTTTTTATGCCTTCAGTTTCACGCGGCCGTGTCGATACAAAAGTCCAGCATGCTCACCCCCGTCAACAGATCGGCCTCGGGCAAGTCCGCATGCTGGTGCCCGCCAAGGGCGCAATACACCAGCCAGTGGCGGTCCTGCACGTTGAACGCCAGGCCGCCGATCAGCGCCTCCTGCTCGTCGCTTTGGGCAATCAGATACAGCCGATCCTGGTTGTGCGCGTGCAGCATGACAAGCTCCTGAATGTTCGAAGGGCAACAGAGTGGCTTGTTAAGGTGACGTTCAGGTGACGGCGTAAATTACTGGATACATTAGCCGTCCATGGGAGATGGAGCGGTTTTGGTGCTCGAGGCCACTACCGTCAAGGTTTGTATCTGAACCGATACCCACAGACTGTTTCATCGAGGTTTGCGATGGCGCTGCCCGCACTATTGATCAATGCCGTGGCTTTATCAGTGGCCTGCCCAGGCGCTGCGCTGCTGTTCATCACCCGCCTGCGCGAGCAACGCGCCATGGCTGAACTGACGGCGCAAAGTGAAGATCGCGCAATCGACCAGCCCATGCTGTTCCTGGATGTGCGCACCGAGCGGGCGCACCGTGTGGCTTACCGCATCGGGTTCGCCTGCCTTGGACTGGCGCTGGCTACTTCCTGGCTCAGCACCCGAATCTAAAAAAACGCAGAACCAATGTGGGAGGGGGCTTGCCTCCTCCCACATTTTCTTGATCGGTGTTTACAGCGGGATTCCAGCCTTGACCCGATACTGATTGCGCACTGGCGTCGCGTATTGCACCACCAGGAAAGGCCGGTGCTCGGCCGGGCAGTCGTTCAGGCGCCGCTCCCACTCCGCCTTCGCCTTGGCCAGTTCATCGGCCGGGAACACGTCGGCCGCCTTCGGCACCTGCAACTGCGGGTCGGCATCGCTCCACTGGGCGTACGCCAGGTAGTGCACAGGGAACAGCCGGTAGCCGCCGAGAATCTGCCGATCCATTTCCACGGCCAGGACCTTGGTGTCTTCGAAACGCTCGGTAATCGGCGGCGCGAAGTTGATATGTACGCGGCCTTTGTAGCCGGTGATGCCCAGCGCAATGCTGACGTCATCCTCGCCTTGCGCCTTGACGTAGGTGCCGGTGGTGGCGCGGATATACAGTTCGCGGGCCTTGGCGGCATCGCACGGGTCGTACTCGTAGCTGATGGACACCGGCGTCAGGTTGAGTGACTGGATCACTTCGGCAAACGGCTCGTCCTTGCGGCTGACATGGAACATCTTGAGGATCGCCGACTCGGTGCGGTCATCCCCGTCCTTGGCGCGGCCTTCGGCCTGGGCGATCCAGATCGACTGGCAGTCGTTGCGGATCGAATGGTTGATATAGGCCGACAGCAGGTTGAACGCCGCCATCTTCTCCTTTCGCCCGGTGATCGAACGGTGCACGATGAAGCTCTTGTTCAGGCGCATCAGGTCACTGACAAACGGCTTTTGCAGCAGGTTATCGCCGATGGCGATGCGTGGCGTCGGCAGGCCGGCGTGGTAGACGGCATAGTTGACGAAGGCCGGGTCCATCACGATGTCGCGGTGGTTGGCCAGGAACAGGTAGGCGGTGCCGGATTTGAGCTGTTCGACGCCGGTGTAGGTCACGCCGTCGGTCGCCCGGTCAATGGTGTGGTCGACGTAATACTCGACTTTGTCCTGAAGCGTGGCCACGGTGGTGACACCGGCGAACTCGCGGCGCAGTTTGCGCGCGATCATCGGCTTGAGCAGCCAGCCCAGGGCGCCGGCAAAGCGCGGGAAGCGGAAGTGGGTCAGGATGTCCAGAAAGGCCTTGTCACTGAACAGCCGGGCCAGCACTGCCGGGACTTCGCTGTCGTTGTAAGGTCGGATGGTATCGAATTCGCCCATCATGCTCTCTTGTTAGAAACGGCTAGGGTAAGTAAAGGAAATACCAGGGAGCGTCCGGGCAATTGGCCCGGCCGGAAAATAGCCCTGTAAATAGACCGGCGATTATACGCACAAGTCACCTGGGAGACTGCGATGCTGGAAACTGCTCTGTACGATTGTCCTTATTGTGGTGAGGCGGTAGAGACCGCGGTGGATTTATCCGGCGGTGATCAGACATACATCGAGGACTGTCAGGTGTGTTGCCGACCGATCATTTTCAACCTGCAGGTCCATGGTGAAGAGTGGATGCTCGAAACCCGCAGTGAAAACGAATAACAGGTACGCCCATGCAGCGAATCTACGAACCGGAAAACCTGATGGAAGGCGAGTTGCTGCAGCAAATGCTCGCCAGCGAGGGCATCGAGGCGCACCTGGTAGGGCGCCATTTGCTCGGCGGCACGGGGGAGTTGCCGATCTTCGGCCTGCTGGGGCTGGAAGTGGACAACGACCGGGCGGCTGAAGCCCGCGAGCTGATTACCGCCTATATCGGTGCGCAACCCCTGCCCGGCGACGAACCCGACAGCTTCCCCGACGTATTGGTCTGTTAGGCTGTCGGTCGGTTTACCCAAGAGTCGTGTTGCCCCATGTGTGGACGTTATGCCCTGTTTCGCTGGAACCCTACCTTTGCTGCCCTGCCGGGCTTTCCGACCGACCAGCAGGCCCAGTGGAACATCTCCCCGAATGATTCGGTGCTGATCCAGCGCCTAAATGACGGCCAGCGCACCCTGGCACGGGCGCGCTGGGGCCTGACGCCGCCCTGGCTGACTGACCTTTCCCGCACCCCGGCCCATGCCCGTGCCGAAACCCTGGCCGAGCAACCGATGTTTCGCGAAGCATTTCGCCAGCGCCGTTGCCTGCTGCCCGCCAACGGCTTTTACGAATGGCGCGGCACCCAGCGCAAGCGTCCGTACTGGTTGACGCCGGGGGAGGGCTCGACCCTGTTTTTTGCAGCGATCTGGGAGGCGTACCCGGTGCAGGAGCAGGTGTGGCTGAGTACGGCAGTGGTGACCCAGGCCGCCCAGAATCAGCGCCGGCCGTTGATTCTGGACGGGGCGGGTCAGGCCGCCTGGCTCGATCCCGAGACGCCCTTGCATGTGTTGCAAGGCTTGCTGGCCAGTGAGCCGGTCCCATTGCGTGAGCGAGTCCTGGCCAACATGGTCAATGATCCCAAGCTCAACGGGCCGGAGTGCCTGACCCCGGCCTGAGCCTGAGGCCGGTTGCTCACTGAAGTTGCCGGGCGTGTGAGATGTGTCCGAAATTCATCGGTTACACGTCTGTTGTATCTGGCGCCGATACAAATGAGCGCCTACGATACGCGCCATGTTTTCAGGGCGTCTTTTCAGGGAGAGTGTATTGATGAAGAAATCATTGGCCGTAAGTGTATTGGCGGCAGGCGTGTTGCTGGCCGGGTGTCAGTCGGTCAACACCACCAGCGGCGGCGCGGTCGGGGTTGAGCGCAAGCAATATATGTTCAGCATGCTGTCGAGCCAGGAAGTCGACCAGATGTATGCCCAGTCCTACCAGCAGACCCTGGGCGAGGCCAGCAGCAAAGGCCAGTTGGACAAGACCAGCGCCAATGCCAAGCGCGTGCAGGCGATCGCCAATCGCCTGATCGCCCAGGCGCCGACCTTCCGCCCGGATGCGGCGCAGTGGAAGTGGGAAGTGAACCTGATCAAGAGCGATGAGATGAACGCCAACTGCGGGCCTGGCGGCAAGATCTTCGTGTACAGCGCGTTGATCGACAACCTCAAGCTCACCGACGATGAACTGGCCGCGGTGATGGGCCATGAAATCGCCCACGCCTTGCGTGAGCATGGCCGCGAAGCCATGTCCAAGGCCTACGGCATCGAGATGGCCAAGCAGGGCGCCGGTGCGTTGTTCGGCCTGGGCCAGGACAGCCTGGCGCTGGCCGATACCGTGGCCAACTACGGCATGACCTTGCCCAACAGCCGCAGCAATGAAAACGAAGCGGACCTGATCGGCCTGGAACTGGCGGCCCGTGCCGGCTACAACCCGAACGCGGCGATCACGCTGTGGAACAAGATGGCCAAGGCTTCGGAAGGCGCACCGCCGGAGTTCATGAGCACTCACCCGGCTTCCGACAGCCGGATCGCCTCGTTGCAGGCAGCGATTCCGAAGGTGATGCCGCTCTACCAGCAGGCCAAGAAGTCCTGATCGACGCCGTGTAGGAGCGAGCTTGCTCGCGAAAAACGTCAACGATAACGCGTGTTGCCTGAATAAACGCGGCGCCGGTGAGTTTTTCGCGAGCAAGCTCGCTCCTACAGGCATCAGGGTAAACCATCTTCCGTGTTTGGCTTAGATCCAGCCACTGCTCTGCATGGCCTTGTACACCGCCACAATCGCCAGGACAAAGAACGCTGTAGCCGCCAATCGGCGAATCAATGTCAGCGGCAGTTTCTCCGCCGCAAAATTCCCCGCCAGAACCACCGGCACGTTGGCAATCAACATGCCCAGGGTGGTGCCGATAATCACCAGCCACAGTTCCGGGTACTGCGCCGCGAGCATCACCGTGGCGATCTGGGTCTTGTCCCCGATTTCCGCCAGGAAGAATGCAATCAGCGTGGTCAGGAACGGCCCGAACTTGCGCGTGGTGCTGGCTTCGTCGTCGTCGAGTTTGTCTGGCACCAGGGTCCACAGCGCGGTGGCGCAGAAGCTGGCCGCGAGAATCCAGTGCAATACCGCATCCGAGAAGAAACTCCCGAACCAGGCCCCCACGGCACCGGCGGCCGCATGGTTGGCCAGGGTTGCAGCGACGATGCCGGCGATGATCGGCCAGGGCTTGCGAAAGCGTGCAGCAAGGATGAGCGCGAGCAGTTGCGTCTTGTCGCCGATTTCGGCCAAGGCAACGATTGCGGTAGGAACGAGCAATGAATCCAGCATCAGGTAGGTTTCCAGGGGCGGGTCGACACGGCTATGACACGTACAGCCTTCCCGCCCCGGGTAAGGTGTGCGTGTCATAGGTCTTGTCAAACCCCGGTCCGTCTGTGCGGACTCCTGGGTCGCATACGCCATGGCCTGTTGACCAAGTATGTTGACGTATGCCGGACGAGCGTGGCGCTCGTGGGAGACTACTCCCCTAGGACGGAGCGGATTCTGCCTAGGCAAAATCCATTCGGCAAGCGTTCTTTTTCAAACCGCCATCAGCTGCGTTTGGCACGGTAGATGCGAAAACCATTGCCTTCGGCCTTGACCGCACACACGCCCAGATGCTCTTCGATCAACGGCTGGTACTTCAGGAAGCTGTTAGCCACCAGGCGAAGTTCGCCACCTTTTGCCAGGTGTTTCGCCGCTTTTCGCAGCAGGTTCTCCGTGGCGAAATAGTCGGTGTGCACGCCGACATGGAACGGTGGGTTGCTCAAGATTGCATTCAACCCCATCGGCGCAGCGTCAATGCCATCACCGGTCAGCACATCGGCTTCCAGCCCGTTGGCGGCCAGGGTCAGGCGACTGCTGGCGGCGGCGAAAGCATCCACATCCAGCATCGTTACGCTGTTGTGCGGGTAGCGACGTTTGACCGCCGCCCCCAACACGCCGGCGCCGCAACCGAAGTCGAGCAAATGGCCGCTCGGCAGTTTGTCCAAGTGTTCCAGCAACAGCTCGGTGCCGCGATCCAGACGGCCGTGGCTGAATACACCCGGCAGGCTCACCACCTTGAGCGGGCCTTCGGCCAGCGGCACATCGAACACCTGCGCCAGGCTTTCCAGCTCGACCGCTTGCGGGGCGTTGGCCACGGTGATTTGCCACAGCTGGCAATGCCGCGCGCTGTCGAGCTTGCGCGGTTTGCCATACGGGGCCATTTGCCTGGCGGCGCTTTCGATACCGCCTTTTTTCTCGCCTACCAGGAACAGCTCGGCGCCGGGCAGTCGCGCTGCCACTGCGTTGAGCAGGTAATCGGTGAGGTCCTTGGACTTGGGCAGGAAGATCACCGCCGCATCGAACTCGCGCTCGGGCGCATTCACCCCAAACTGGCTGCGCTCCGGGAAGCGCGCGTCGAGCGCCGCCTGGTCGCCGGCATGCCAGCACCAGCCGTGGGCGTTGGGCAGGCGACCCAGCAGGTCGTCGGCGGGCAAACCCACCAGCAGCAGGTTGCCTTGAAAAAGTTCGGCCTGACGAAGCAGTACTTCACTGCGCGGATCCATGGTCTGCTCCTTGAAAAGGAGCGCAGTTTATCAACTGACGACACGCAGCGGGGCGCCGCTGAAAAAGCCCCGGGCGTTTTCCGCCAGTTGGCCGACGATACGCTGCCGCGCTTCGCGACTGCCCCAGGCGTTGTGGGGTGTGACGATCAGTCGAGGAATATTGCCGGCCAGCAGCGGGTTGCCATTGACCGGTGGCTCAACACTCAGCACGTCGGTCGCTGCGCCGCCCAGGTGGCCGCTGCGCAAGGCATCGGCCAGGGCCTGCTCGTTGATCAAGCCACCGCGCGCGGTGTTGACGATAAACGCGCCGGGCTTGAGCAGCGCCAGTTCACGGGCGCCGATAAAGTCGCGGGTGTGTTCATTGAGCGGGCAGTGCAAGGTGAGTGCGTCCACCTGCGCGAGCAATTCATCCAGCGGCACGCGGTCGGCACGGGCGGGGCGCCCGGGAATCGCGCCGAGTAGCACGCGCATCCCGAAGGCTTCGGCCAGGCGCGCCACGGCACTGCCCAATTCGCCATGGCCCAGCAGGCCGAGGGTCTTGCCTTCCAGCTCGACAATCGGGTGGTCCAGCAGGCAGAACTGCTTGGCCTCTTGCCATTTGCCGGCGCTCACATCGCGCTGATAGTCCTGCAGCCGCGTCGCCAGGTTGAGCAACAGCATGATCGTGTGCTGCGCCACCGACGGTGTGCCGTAGCCCTGGCAGTTGCTCACGGTGATGCCATGGGCGCGGGCGGCTTCCAGGTCGATGTTGTTGGTGCCGGTGGCCGATACCAGGATCAACTTGAGTTCCGGGCAGGCCCCCAGGGTCTCGCTGTTGAGCGGGATTTTGTTACTGATCGCCACCTGCGCGCCTTGCAGGCGCTCGACCACATTCTGCGGCGTGGTGCCTGTCAACAACTGCAAGTCGCTGAAACTGTCTCGCAACTCGCTGAGATCGAGGTCGCCCAGATCCAGGGACGGGTGATCAAGGAAGACGGCGCGGCGATTGTTCGTCATCAACTGTACCTTTTGCGACAGGGTTCGAAGGCGTAATCTGCCGAGCCTACCAGATGAAATAATCCGTTACTTAATGGAGTGAGTATGTACGCCGCCGAGTTTTTGACCGTAGCCCTGATTCACCTGTTGGCGGTGGCCAGCCCCGGCCCGGATTTCGCGGTGGTGGTGCGTGAGAGCGTGACCCACGGCCGCCGCGCCGGAACCTGGACTGCGTTGGGCGTGGGCTCGGCGATTTTCCTGCACGTGGGCTATTCGTTGCTTGGCATCGGCCTGATCGTGTCCCAGTCCATCGTGTTGTTCAACGCACTGAAATGGGCCGCCGCCGCCTACCTGCTGTACATCGGCTTCAAGGCCCTGCGCGCCAAACCGGCCAAGCCTGCCGTCGAGGGCGAGTTGCACCGCGAAGCGGGCGAGCGTACCCCGCGTGGCGCGTTTACCGCAGGCTTCGTCACCAACGGCCTGAACCCCAAGGCGACGTTGTTCTTCCTGTCGCTGTTCACCGTGGTGATCAACCCGCACACACCGCTGGCGATCCAGGCCGGCTACGGCGTGTACCTGGCGGTGGCGACGGCGTTGTGGTTCTGCCTGGTGGCGATGTTGTTCAGCCAGCAGCGCGTGCGCGCCGGGTTTGCACGGATGGGGCATTGGTTTGATCGGACCATGGGAGCAGTGTTGATTGCGATTGGGGTGAAGTTGGCGTTTACCAGCGCGAAATAAACGCTGTTCTCAAGTAAACACAATCCAGTGTGGGAGGGAGCAAGCCCCCTCCCACATTTGACCTCCATTGTCCCTGAATAATGGCTCAAAGCTAGCATTCCCCAGCCTCTGCAAATCATTCCTTTGGCTGATTTAGCTGAAACATAACCTCTCTACAGTGCAGGTCTTCAAGCCAAGACCGTGCAGTCATAAAAGGGATTCGTATGTTGCAGACCCGTGTTATTCCGCCCGCCGAAGGTGCGTATCAATACCCGCTGTTGATCAAGCGCCTGTTGATGTCCGGTACCCGTTACGAGAAGACCCGGGAAATTGTCTATCGCGACAAGCTGCGCTACACCTACCCGACCTTGATCGAGCGCGTCGCGCGCCTGGCCAACGTGCTCACCGAAGCCGGGGTCAAGGCCGGTGACACTGTGGCGGTGATGGATTGGGACAGTCATCGTTACCTGGAATGCATGTTCGCCATCCCGATGATCGGTGCGGTGATCCACACCATCAATGTGCGCCTGTCGCCGGAACAGATTCTCTACACCATGAACCACGCCGAGGACCGCTTCGTGCTGGTCAACAGCGAGTTCGTGGGGCTCTACCAGGCCATTGCCGGGCAGCTCACCACCGTGGACAAGACGCTGCTGCTCACCGACGGCGAAGCCAAGACCGCCGAGTTGCCCAACCTGGTCGGTGAGTATGAAACCCTGCTGGCCGCCGCCAGCCCGAAGTACGATTTCCAGGACTTCGACGAACACTCCGTCGCCACCACCTTCTACACCACCGGCACCACCGGCAACCCCAAGGGCGTGTACTTCACCCATCGCCAACTGGTGCTGCACACCATCGGCGTGGCGACCATCATGGGCAGCGTCGACAGTGTGCGCCTGCTGGGCACCAACGACGTGTACATGCCGATCACGCCGATGTTCCACGTGCATGCCTGGGGCCTGCCGTATGTGGCGACCATGCTTGGCCTGAAGCAGGTCTACCCCGGCCGCTACGACCCGGAATACCTGGTAGAGCTGTGGCGCAAGGAGAAGGTCACCTTTTCCCACTGCGTGCCGACCATCCTGCAAATGGTGCTCAACGCCAAGGCTGCCCAAGGCGTCGATTTTGGCGGCTGGAAAATCGTCATCGGCGGCAGCGCCCTCAACCGTACGCTGTATGAGGCGGCGAAGGCCCGTGGGATTCAACTGACCGCCGCGTACGGCATGTCCGAGACCGGCCCGCTGGTGTCCTGCGCCCACCTCAACGAAGAACTGATGGCCGGCACCGAGGACGAGCGCATCAGCTACCGCATCAAGGCCGGCGTGCCCGGGCCGTTGGTGGAAGCGGCGATCATGGACGCCGAGGGCAATTTCCTGCCCGCCGACGGCGAGTCCCAGGGTGAGTTGGTGCTGCGCGCGCCGTGGCTGACCGAGGGGTATTACAACGAGCCGCAGAAGGGCGCCGAGCTGTGGGCGGGTGGCTGGATGCACACCGGCGACGTGGCCACCCTCGATGCATTTGGGGTGATCGATATTCGCGACCGCATCAAGGACGTGATCAAGACCGGCGGCGAGTGGATCTCCTCCCTGGCCCTCGAAGACCTGGTCAGCCGTCACCCGGCGGTACGCGAAGTAGCGGTGGTGGGCATCGCCGACCCGCAGTGGGGCGAGCGCCCGTTTGCGTTGCTGGTGGTGCGTGATGGCCATGAGATTGGGGCCCGCGAGCTCAAGGAACACCTCAAGCCTTTTGTCGAACTGGGCCATCTGAGCAAGTGGGCGATTCCGAGCCAGATCGCCGTTGTTACGGAAATTCCCAAGACCAGTGTCGGCAAGCTCGACAAAAAACGTATCCGTATTGACATCATTGAATGGCAGGCCAACAACAGCACCTTCCTGTCCACCCTCTGAGCTGATTTGCCGTGCCCTCGTGGCACGGCGATGCTCTATCTCGCGCCTTCACTTGTGATTTGCCAATTTTCAGCCATCCTTGCCGCGTCGGCCTTCGCCGACATGGCGAAAGGGCTGTGGCAGACGGGTTGGTGATGCAAATCACACTTTAGAGGGATCAAGCGATACCCCC is from Pseudomonas marginalis and encodes:
- a CDS encoding PA4642 family protein, which gives rise to MRKDKKQVIGDEIGDDQIKLFLDFEPVDATSPSLHKLIKAYRGLRIDDFERFLVFFKAAGLDLDGKDEHGQTFVDLIKDQRNAADYIELIDNARG
- the mqo gene encoding malate dehydrogenase (quinone), producing the protein MAHNEAVDVVLVGAGIMSATLAVLLKELDPGLKLEVVELMDSGAAESSNPWNNAGTGHAGLCELNYTPQAADGSIDIKKAVHINTQFEVSKQFWAYLTRKGTFGSSKSFISPVPHLSFVQGEKGVEFLRKRFETLSQHHAFSDMHYTEDRSEMAEWMPLMMPGRPLDEKIAATRVMNGTDVNFGALTNQLLTHLTSSPDAQVKYSKRVTGLKRNGAGWTVSIKDVNSGNSREVDAKFVFLGAGGAALPLLQASGIEESKGFGGFPVSGQWLRCDNPEVVKHHQAKVYSQAAVGSPPMSVPHLDTRVVDGKKSLLFGPYAGFTTKFLKHGSFLDLPLSVRAGNIGPMLAVARDNMDLTKYLVSEVMQSMEQRLESLRRFYPEAKAEDWRLEVAGQRVQIIKKDPKKGGVLQFGTELVAAKDGSLAALLGASPGASVTVSIMLELIERCFPQKTAGEWATKLHEIFPAREKVLETNAELYRKINTQNNISLELVESAAETGRSELAREDR
- a CDS encoding YajG family lipoprotein — encoded protein: MLQRLLFGLITVTSLTLVGCANSPQQLTPEPKITTQLAPVGHGQPVSVRVVDGRPSPTLGSRGGLYPETALVSVNAQDVLPKLQAQAEAAVRLLGFTPSPNAPGAPQLTITLAELKYQSPKDGLYVTEASIGATFKSDVTAGTRRYSGRYGASLNQRFGMSPNQETNTRLVSDVLSDALTRLFKDPSIGSLLSSQ
- a CDS encoding 1-acyl-sn-glycerol-3-phosphate acyltransferase, encoding MGEFDTIRPYNDSEVPAVLARLFSDKAFLDILTHFRFPRFAGALGWLLKPMIARKLRREFAGVTTVATLQDKVEYYVDHTIDRATDGVTYTGVEQLKSGTAYLFLANHRDIVMDPAFVNYAVYHAGLPTPRIAIGDNLLQKPFVSDLMRLNKSFIVHRSITGRKEKMAAFNLLSAYINHSIRNDCQSIWIAQAEGRAKDGDDRTESAILKMFHVSRKDEPFAEVIQSLNLTPVSISYEYDPCDAAKARELYIRATTGTYVKAQGEDDVSIALGITGYKGRVHINFAPPITERFEDTKVLAVEMDRQILGGYRLFPVHYLAYAQWSDADPQLQVPKAADVFPADELAKAKAEWERRLNDCPAEHRPFLVVQYATPVRNQYRVKAGIPL
- a CDS encoding CPXCG motif-containing cysteine-rich protein; this translates as MLETALYDCPYCGEAVETAVDLSGGDQTYIEDCQVCCRPIIFNLQVHGEEWMLETRSENE
- a CDS encoding putative signal transducing protein; translation: MQRIYEPENLMEGELLQQMLASEGIEAHLVGRHLLGGTGELPIFGLLGLEVDNDRAAEARELITAYIGAQPLPGDEPDSFPDVLVC
- a CDS encoding SOS response-associated peptidase, with the protein product MCGRYALFRWNPTFAALPGFPTDQQAQWNISPNDSVLIQRLNDGQRTLARARWGLTPPWLTDLSRTPAHARAETLAEQPMFREAFRQRRCLLPANGFYEWRGTQRKRPYWLTPGEGSTLFFAAIWEAYPVQEQVWLSTAVVTQAAQNQRRPLILDGAGQAAWLDPETPLHVLQGLLASEPVPLRERVLANMVNDPKLNGPECLTPA